A stretch of the Sulfurimonas sp. HSL3-1 genome encodes the following:
- a CDS encoding phosphatidylglycerophosphatase A family protein — MKLNWMFLTVGYSGLSPKAPGTVGTLVSLPIGMAILLFLGPQTLFLATILITLIAVKTIDAHEQAGNPHDDQRIVIDELAGMWLALAIAPGMMIAPEALTQWENGFLVQSLLGFAFFRLYDIKKPSMIGRIDREAKGGIGVMGDDLLAGVLAGISAALVWQVILKATAAFAA, encoded by the coding sequence TTGAAACTCAACTGGATGTTTCTGACCGTAGGCTACAGCGGTCTCTCCCCCAAGGCCCCCGGTACCGTCGGAACCCTGGTCTCTTTGCCTATCGGGATGGCCATCCTGCTCTTCCTGGGTCCGCAGACCCTCTTTTTGGCCACGATCCTCATCACGCTGATCGCCGTCAAAACGATTGATGCCCACGAGCAGGCCGGCAACCCCCATGACGACCAGCGCATCGTTATCGACGAACTGGCGGGGATGTGGCTCGCACTTGCCATCGCACCGGGGATGATGATCGCGCCGGAAGCCCTGACGCAGTGGGAGAACGGCTTTCTTGTCCAGAGCCTGCTCGGCTTTGCATTCTTCCGTCTTTACGATATCAAGAAACCGTCGATGATCGGCCGTATCGACCGTGAAGCAAAAGGGGGAATCGGGGTGATGGGTGACGACCTGCTCGCCGGCGTGCTCGCGGGGATCTCCGCGGCACTCGTCTGGCAGGTCATTCTCAAAGCAACGGCGGCATTCGCCGCCTAG
- a CDS encoding (Fe-S)-binding protein, with protein MTKRYTEEIFNFTATSDQCIKCGKCIPVCTIHNVNADEVTSPRGFIDLLGAYERGQLELDKTAKDIFESCFLCTNCTDVCPKSLPTDMVIEQVRADIADKFGIAWFKKAFFFLLRHRRLMDFFMKSGYAFQTCGFKIKEQTSSMQPRFSLPLIKKERLLPSMGKKSFLNSYPEMTDNGGKRKVAIFIGCLANYNYTGIGKSLMEILEVLEIDAFIPKKQLCCGAPAYFTGDFATVDHNAKKNIEYFESFIDEVEAIIIPEATCSAMIKIDYEHFFHDQPEWKARAQKLKNKVFMATEWLEQKTHLSELLASRGRRDLTVTYHDPCHARKMQGVYQEPRKLIGQSYAIKEMSDPNACCGFGGVTMQTEKYHFAEAAGKPKAAMIKASGAQVVSAECSACRMQINNSLHQAEAETVFKNPIELIAEALAPNPS; from the coding sequence ATGACTAAACGGTATACGGAAGAGATTTTCAATTTTACGGCCACCTCTGACCAGTGCATTAAGTGCGGGAAGTGTATCCCCGTCTGTACGATCCACAACGTCAACGCGGACGAGGTGACGAGCCCCCGTGGTTTCATCGACCTGCTCGGTGCCTACGAGCGCGGCCAGCTGGAGCTGGACAAGACGGCCAAGGATATCTTCGAGAGCTGCTTCCTCTGTACCAACTGTACCGACGTCTGCCCCAAATCCCTGCCCACTGACATGGTCATCGAGCAGGTACGCGCCGACATTGCGGACAAGTTCGGCATCGCCTGGTTCAAGAAGGCGTTCTTCTTCCTGCTGCGCCACCGCCGCCTGATGGACTTCTTCATGAAGTCCGGGTACGCTTTCCAGACCTGCGGCTTCAAGATCAAAGAGCAGACCTCCTCCATGCAGCCGCGCTTCTCCCTGCCGCTGATCAAGAAAGAGCGCCTGCTGCCCTCCATGGGCAAAAAGTCCTTCCTGAACTCCTACCCGGAGATGACGGACAACGGCGGCAAGCGCAAAGTCGCCATCTTTATCGGCTGTCTGGCCAACTACAACTATACGGGCATCGGAAAATCGCTGATGGAGATCCTGGAAGTGCTGGAGATCGACGCGTTCATCCCCAAAAAGCAGCTCTGCTGCGGGGCACCGGCCTATTTTACGGGGGATTTCGCGACGGTGGATCATAATGCGAAGAAGAACATCGAGTACTTCGAAAGCTTCATCGACGAGGTCGAGGCGATCATCATCCCCGAAGCGACCTGTTCGGCGATGATCAAGATCGACTATGAGCACTTCTTCCACGACCAGCCGGAGTGGAAAGCGCGGGCGCAGAAGCTGAAAAATAAAGTCTTTATGGCGACGGAGTGGCTGGAGCAGAAGACGCACCTCTCCGAGTTGCTCGCTTCCAGGGGACGGCGCGATCTCACCGTCACCTACCATGACCCCTGCCATGCCCGCAAAATGCAGGGGGTCTACCAGGAGCCGCGCAAACTGATCGGCCAGAGCTACGCCATCAAAGAGATGAGCGATCCGAACGCCTGCTGCGGTTTCGGCGGGGTGACGATGCAGACGGAGAAGTACCACTTCGCCGAAGCGGCGGGCAAGCCCAAAGCGGCGATGATCAAAGCCAGCGGCGCCCAGGTCGTCTCCGCGGAGTGTTCGGCCTGCCGGATGCAGATCAACAACTCCCTGCACCAGGCGGAGGCGGAAACGGTCTTCAAAAACCCTATCGAACTCATTGCGGAAGCCCTGGCGCCGAACCCTTCCTGA
- the hemN gene encoding oxygen-independent coproporphyrinogen III oxidase, which translates to MLDFAKFTKYSRPGPRYTSYPTALEFSTDFAYDTYLEKLKGQDKKRPLSLYFHLPFCRNACYFCGCNVVFTSKEDKKIRYIDYLKREMDILSQHLDTSREVIQLHFGGGTPTFFSAEQLDEIITAIKSHFPNFAADAEVSCEIDPRHIDEAQMKVMSEAGFNRVSFGIQDFNEKVQVAVHRVQPYDITKNAMDLARKYNMVSVNVDLIYGLPHQTLETFMETLKLAVTLNPDRFAVFNYAHVPWLKKTMRKIDETTLPQPDEKLSIMQQTIDFMENNGYRMIGMDHFAKPEDELFKAIEKGELHRNFQGYTTKGGADLVGVGLTSIGEGVDYYAQNFKDMPSYEAAIDAGRLPFERGVTHSADDLIRQHVIMELMSNFKLDINRFETKFGVKFDEYFADALDELQPMVHEELLEIAPEKIECSPTGTLLIRNIAMAFDAYMKKHAGNKKTFSKTV; encoded by the coding sequence ATGCTTGATTTCGCAAAATTCACCAAATATTCCAGACCGGGACCGCGCTACACGAGTTACCCGACAGCCCTGGAGTTCAGCACCGATTTCGCATATGACACCTACCTCGAAAAGCTGAAGGGGCAGGACAAGAAGCGTCCGCTCTCCCTCTATTTCCATCTGCCCTTCTGCCGCAACGCCTGCTACTTCTGCGGCTGCAACGTCGTCTTTACCTCCAAAGAGGATAAAAAGATCCGTTACATCGACTACCTGAAGCGGGAGATGGATATTCTCTCCCAGCACCTCGACACGTCGCGGGAGGTGATCCAGCTGCACTTCGGCGGGGGGACGCCGACCTTCTTCAGCGCCGAACAGCTCGATGAGATCATCACTGCCATCAAGAGCCACTTCCCCAATTTCGCCGCCGATGCAGAGGTGAGCTGCGAGATCGACCCGCGCCACATCGACGAGGCGCAGATGAAGGTGATGAGCGAGGCCGGATTCAACCGCGTCAGTTTCGGGATCCAGGATTTCAACGAGAAGGTGCAGGTCGCGGTGCACCGTGTCCAGCCCTACGACATCACGAAAAACGCGATGGACCTGGCGCGCAAATACAATATGGTCAGCGTCAACGTCGACCTTATTTACGGCCTGCCGCACCAGACGCTTGAAACGTTCATGGAGACGCTGAAGCTCGCCGTGACGTTGAACCCCGACCGTTTCGCCGTTTTCAACTACGCCCACGTGCCGTGGCTGAAAAAGACGATGCGCAAGATCGACGAGACGACCCTTCCCCAGCCGGACGAAAAGCTCTCCATCATGCAGCAGACGATCGATTTTATGGAGAATAACGGCTACCGTATGATCGGAATGGACCACTTCGCCAAGCCCGAGGACGAGCTCTTCAAGGCGATCGAGAAGGGGGAGCTGCACCGCAACTTCCAGGGTTATACGACCAAGGGCGGGGCGGACCTCGTCGGCGTCGGGCTCACCTCCATCGGCGAGGGCGTGGACTACTATGCGCAGAACTTCAAAGATATGCCCTCTTACGAAGCGGCGATCGACGCGGGGCGCCTGCCGTTCGAGCGCGGCGTCACCCACAGCGCCGATGACCTGATCCGCCAGCACGTCATCATGGAACTGATGAGCAACTTCAAGCTCGACATCAACCGTTTCGAGACGAAGTTCGGCGTGAAGTTCGACGAGTACTTCGCCGATGCCCTCGACGAGCTGCAGCCGATGGTCCACGAAGAGCTGCTCGAGATCGCGCCGGAGAAGATTGAGTGCTCCCCGACGGGCACGCTGCTCATCCGCAACATCGCGATGGCCTTCGACGCCTACATGAAAAAACATGCCGGCAACAAGAAGACTTTTTCGAAAACTGTCTGA
- a CDS encoding carboxypeptidase-like regulatory domain-containing protein, producing MTRILFLVSLLTMSLFAAGGELALYVLKDGKPLPTQEVVIMNLSAAEAEAAKPETMTFTTDAQGYLGTILPEGNYQLQLLATEDGAPQAFVKKNFLIAADKQTQIILSLKSDKTLLFADVEAPEGNVTQRDAKQDVVKVNGTVALTLLSSEDEKPVAGARVFVPGIKINAVSDAQGHVVIDLPEGNRTLSIIHTSYSSQNVKVTVLPKEMVSRTVELSPAAMELEEFVVLAPHIEGSVAAAITEERNSDAVGNVLGSEQFSKSGDSSVAAALKRVSGITIVGGKYVYVRGLGDRYSTVMLNDLHVPSPEPTKRVVPLDIFPTSVVESITIQKSYTGDLPASFGGGTVLIKSKEIPAGNEGYASIAVEAIMNSNTGSKATTNGDNSVPLPSSALSGGNNVGGWAVTQDVLHSRSLNRESTTLPPGGKLEVAAGKSYAFSDDLSVGASGTVYYKNTSDNDKTEYNKFFYDINTGSIYHDNHTTADVTTFKEELSGMVNLGVNYLENQKFKYTFFATMQTSDKTTLSSVDYTGSSEDREKTYYEYVETGLTMHQISGSNELRFGSGTDGYFDNLKIDWAYETAEAYRDEPGTVEYNYLHQTSGLNWDRKNWYYYFILNDTVDNVRGDFTLPFEFNGNENYTKAGVFVYSKERDFDSRRFKMLSSNFSDMPEDMDTIYQKYANDLDFSASYRLTDSYRATQDVTAFYLKQLLSVTHDFDIVASVRQEDSSQQLFDAAASYAPLETSDLFPSLGATYRFDNDAMQLRFAYAKSISRPDFREFSNSRYKDPVTENIVFGNPGLNATYIDHYDLKYEWYMEADEMFSMALFAKMFDNPIEKVIKRDDSQDNTFLETYINADSATSYGVEVDLRKRFGFVSDSLSNLLFATNVALIQSEIKLPKTDATDPFYSYINTLTSKKRAMQGQSPYVVNLTFGYDNADTGDSALFLFNQIGERIVSLGTEKNKDVYEQPFAKLDFVTQWKLNNYFFKDSDLIYSVKFKAKNLLDSKLEYKQGDLTTASTTPGQEFSLQFKIAY from the coding sequence ATGACGCGTATACTTTTTCTGGTTTCACTGCTGACAATGAGCCTCTTCGCCGCAGGCGGCGAACTGGCGCTCTATGTTCTGAAAGACGGCAAACCGCTGCCGACGCAGGAGGTCGTGATCATGAACCTTTCCGCGGCAGAAGCGGAAGCGGCCAAGCCTGAAACGATGACGTTCACGACGGATGCCCAGGGGTATCTGGGAACGATCCTCCCGGAGGGGAACTACCAGCTGCAGCTTCTGGCAACGGAGGACGGCGCGCCGCAGGCGTTCGTCAAGAAGAATTTTCTCATCGCCGCGGACAAACAGACCCAGATCATCCTGTCGCTGAAATCGGACAAAACGCTGCTCTTTGCGGATGTCGAAGCGCCGGAAGGGAATGTGACGCAGCGCGATGCGAAGCAGGACGTGGTCAAGGTCAACGGGACCGTGGCACTGACGCTGCTCTCCTCCGAAGATGAGAAACCGGTAGCGGGCGCCCGCGTTTTCGTGCCGGGGATCAAAATCAATGCCGTCTCCGATGCGCAGGGCCATGTCGTCATCGACCTGCCGGAGGGGAACCGGACACTCTCCATCATCCATACGAGCTACTCCTCCCAGAACGTCAAGGTGACGGTGCTGCCCAAAGAGATGGTCAGCCGCACGGTCGAGCTGAGTCCCGCGGCGATGGAGCTGGAAGAGTTTGTCGTCCTGGCGCCGCATATCGAAGGTTCGGTCGCCGCCGCGATCACCGAGGAGCGCAACAGCGACGCCGTCGGGAACGTCCTGGGCTCCGAACAGTTTTCCAAAAGCGGTGACAGCAGTGTCGCCGCGGCCCTGAAACGCGTCAGCGGTATCACGATCGTCGGCGGGAAATATGTCTATGTCCGCGGACTCGGGGACCGCTACTCGACGGTGATGCTCAATGATCTGCACGTGCCGTCGCCGGAACCGACGAAGCGGGTCGTCCCGCTTGATATCTTCCCGACCTCCGTCGTCGAGAGCATTACGATCCAGAAGTCCTATACCGGGGATCTGCCGGCCTCCTTCGGCGGGGGAACGGTCCTGATCAAGAGCAAAGAGATCCCGGCAGGCAACGAGGGGTATGCCTCTATCGCCGTCGAAGCGATCATGAACAGCAATACGGGCAGCAAAGCGACGACCAACGGCGACAACAGCGTTCCGCTCCCCTCCAGCGCGCTGAGCGGCGGAAACAACGTCGGCGGCTGGGCCGTGACACAGGATGTGCTGCACAGCCGTTCGCTGAACCGTGAATCGACGACACTGCCGCCTGGCGGCAAGCTGGAAGTTGCGGCCGGAAAGAGTTACGCCTTCAGCGACGACCTCTCCGTCGGTGCCTCCGGGACGGTCTATTACAAGAATACGTCGGATAACGACAAGACCGAGTACAACAAGTTCTTTTACGATATCAATACGGGTTCGATTTACCACGACAACCATACGACGGCCGATGTGACGACCTTCAAAGAGGAGCTGTCGGGAATGGTCAATCTCGGCGTAAACTACCTGGAGAACCAGAAGTTCAAGTACACCTTCTTTGCGACGATGCAGACCAGCGACAAGACGACGCTCTCCTCCGTCGACTACACCGGAAGCAGCGAAGACCGCGAGAAGACCTACTACGAATACGTCGAGACGGGGCTGACGATGCACCAGATCAGCGGCAGCAACGAACTGCGGTTCGGCAGCGGCACGGACGGGTACTTCGATAACCTCAAAATCGACTGGGCCTACGAGACGGCGGAAGCGTACCGTGATGAGCCGGGGACGGTGGAGTACAACTATCTGCACCAGACCTCGGGGCTCAACTGGGACCGCAAAAACTGGTACTACTACTTTATCCTCAACGATACGGTGGACAATGTCCGCGGCGACTTCACGCTGCCGTTCGAATTCAACGGAAACGAGAACTATACGAAGGCGGGGGTGTTTGTCTACTCGAAAGAGCGCGACTTCGACAGCCGCCGCTTCAAGATGCTCAGCTCCAACTTCAGCGATATGCCCGAAGATATGGACACGATCTACCAGAAGTACGCCAACGATCTGGATTTCTCCGCCTCCTACCGCCTGACGGACTCCTACCGGGCGACCCAGGACGTGACGGCGTTCTACCTGAAGCAGCTGCTTTCGGTCACGCATGACTTTGACATCGTCGCCTCGGTCCGCCAGGAGGACTCGTCGCAGCAGCTCTTTGACGCGGCGGCGAGCTACGCACCGCTGGAGACGTCCGACCTCTTCCCGAGCCTCGGCGCGACCTACCGGTTCGATAACGACGCGATGCAGCTGCGCTTTGCCTATGCCAAGAGCATCAGCCGCCCGGACTTCCGGGAGTTCAGTAACAGCCGCTACAAGGACCCGGTGACGGAGAACATCGTCTTCGGTAACCCGGGTCTCAACGCAACCTATATCGACCACTACGACCTCAAGTACGAGTGGTATATGGAAGCGGACGAGATGTTCTCGATGGCGCTCTTTGCGAAGATGTTCGACAACCCGATCGAAAAGGTTATCAAGCGCGATGACTCCCAGGACAACACCTTCCTGGAGACGTACATCAACGCCGACTCGGCGACGAGTTACGGCGTCGAGGTCGATCTGCGCAAACGTTTCGGTTTTGTCAGCGATTCGCTGAGCAACCTGCTTTTCGCAACGAACGTGGCGCTAATCCAGTCGGAGATCAAGCTTCCCAAAACCGATGCGACCGATCCGTTCTATAGTTACATCAATACGCTGACGTCCAAAAAACGTGCAATGCAGGGACAGTCGCCCTATGTCGTGAACCTGACCTTCGGATACGATAACGCGGATACGGGCGACAGCGCGCTCTTCCTGTTCAACCAGATCGGTGAGCGCATCGTCTCGCTGGGGACGGAAAAGAACAAAGATGTCTACGAGCAGCCTTTTGCGAAGCTCGATTTCGTCACCCAGTGGAAACTGAACAACTACTTCTTCAAAGACAGCGACTTGATCTATTCGGTCAAGTTCAAGGCGAAAAACCTGCTCGACAGCAAGCTGGAGTACAAACAGGGTGATCTTACAACCGCCTCTACGACGCCGGGGCAGGAGTTCAGCCTCCAGTTCAAGATCGCCTACTAA
- a CDS encoding TonB family protein, whose translation MRNASPLKKHALALLWSVFGLFFVFIVVIEMNNEGWTEPPKKKMASAQFDMQQVAKPKPKPKPKPKPKPKKVKPKRSAPTPNLSSQLSGLDTGLEAFQADDLLSDDALLGDVGNDMVMTDDTVDQAPQPSRRTPIEYPKKARKMGVTGYVLMNLLIDKQGRVEKVRVLESDPADTFDDVAVAAVKTWEFKPAQYQGQPVKVWAKQKIRFDLN comes from the coding sequence GTGCGCAACGCTTCCCCGCTGAAAAAACACGCGCTGGCCCTCCTGTGGAGCGTCTTCGGCCTCTTTTTCGTCTTTATCGTCGTGATCGAGATGAACAACGAGGGGTGGACGGAGCCGCCGAAGAAGAAGATGGCTTCGGCGCAGTTCGATATGCAGCAGGTGGCCAAGCCCAAACCGAAGCCCAAGCCCAAACCGAAGCCGAAGCCGAAAAAGGTGAAGCCGAAGCGCAGCGCGCCGACGCCGAATCTCAGTTCGCAGCTCTCGGGCCTCGATACGGGCCTGGAAGCGTTCCAGGCCGATGATCTGCTCAGCGACGATGCGCTGCTGGGTGATGTCGGCAACGATATGGTCATGACCGACGATACGGTCGACCAGGCGCCGCAGCCCTCCCGCCGCACGCCGATCGAGTATCCGAAGAAGGCGCGCAAAATGGGCGTCACGGGGTATGTCCTGATGAACCTGCTGATCGACAAGCAGGGGCGTGTCGAAAAGGTCAGGGTGCTTGAGAGCGATCCGGCCGACACCTTCGACGACGTCGCGGTCGCGGCCGTCAAAACCTGGGAATTCAAGCCGGCGCAGTACCAGGGGCAGCCGGTCAAAGTATGGGCGAAGCAGAAGATCCGCTTCGACCTCAATTAA
- a CDS encoding ExbD/TolR family protein produces the protein MRFRQKKELDQAVDISPLIDMVFILLIFFMVSTTFVKDMKLDLERPGASSATRASSKVIKVYLDNQAQAYIDNQPIKVWALQSKLRDMLRTSTEKSVLVVTDDTIAVEKLIEVVDQCRLSGAKDVAVATNKEVG, from the coding sequence ATGCGTTTTAGACAGAAAAAAGAGCTGGATCAGGCCGTCGACATTTCGCCGCTGATCGACATGGTATTTATTCTGCTGATCTTTTTCATGGTCAGTACGACCTTTGTCAAAGACATGAAGCTCGACCTTGAACGTCCGGGAGCCTCTTCGGCGACGCGGGCATCGAGCAAGGTGATCAAGGTCTACCTCGACAACCAGGCCCAGGCTTACATCGATAACCAGCCCATCAAGGTCTGGGCGCTGCAGAGCAAACTGCGCGACATGCTGCGCACCTCGACGGAGAAGTCCGTCCTGGTCGTGACCGATGACACGATCGCGGTGGAGAAACTGATCGAAGTCGTCGACCAGTGTCGCCTCTCCGGCGCGAAGGATGTCGCGGTCGCCACGAACAAAGAGGTCGGATAA
- a CDS encoding MotA/TolQ/ExbB proton channel family protein translates to MQPALHNLFDQFLVYMQSGGFVMWPLFVLVIVLWYALGYRFHAIKRGSQKSVRVLIRKFDSGKREIPRGLIDGAIVDALKIVNEGYRGTIGRELIEDAFFSYYQELKKYRKTVNTIVMVSPLIGLLGTVAGMIETFDSLGSMTLYSQGGGIAGGISQALFTTQLGLVVAVPGLVVGRLIDRRSKIMELELEQIKDIVCSEEEGK, encoded by the coding sequence ATGCAACCGGCACTCCATAACCTTTTCGATCAGTTTTTGGTCTACATGCAGAGCGGCGGCTTTGTCATGTGGCCGCTGTTCGTGCTGGTCATCGTTTTGTGGTACGCGCTGGGCTACCGCTTCCACGCCATCAAGCGCGGGTCGCAAAAGAGCGTGCGGGTTTTGATCCGCAAGTTCGACTCCGGGAAGCGTGAAATCCCCCGGGGGCTCATCGACGGCGCGATCGTCGATGCCCTGAAGATCGTCAACGAGGGGTACCGCGGCACGATCGGGCGCGAGCTGATCGAGGATGCGTTCTTTTCCTACTATCAGGAGCTCAAAAAGTATCGCAAAACCGTCAATACCATCGTCATGGTCTCGCCGCTGATCGGTCTGCTGGGAACGGTAGCCGGGATGATCGAGACCTTCGATTCGCTCGGGAGCATGACGCTCTACAGCCAGGGCGGCGGGATCGCCGGGGGGATCTCCCAGGCGCTGTTCACGACGCAGCTGGGGCTCGTCGTCGCCGTACCGGGTCTGGTCGTCGGCCGTCTGATCGACCGCCGCTCGAAGATCATGGAACTCGAACTGGAACAGATCAAAGATATCGTCTGTTCGGAAGAAGAAGGAAAGTAA
- a CDS encoding MotA/TolQ/ExbB proton channel family protein: MKRIVLILMMAVLSLSAATETELQRAYAKEIAFLKAQKEMLQQRLSQVKKEDAARVSSAKKEIASLQNDVLVKTQTSDRLGEQLFRSQQNAENISDDTALLESVALQGQSSLAPYGIKLAIDKNDYPATLNQLFAETLKLGRNLSSVNVTEGSFYLKDGTEQKGKLVKVGNIATYGVAEGASGVLVPAGGDKLKLWDAPASAATATALAAGQMPASLEIFVYENVSKEVEDKADKGVMDVIESGGIIGWVIVVMGLFALLLVVLRGFFLSGAASKTLPVAKETLVELQSKGVEATLNFLKSRKGAAARVMKATVRNLDRDREHVEDIVAEAIMHESERLDRYGSAIMVVAAVAPLLGLLGTVTGMIATFDIITEFGTGDPKLLSGGISIALVTTELGLIVAIPLLLLGNMLNGWAERIKDGMEQSALHLINEYNKQK; this comes from the coding sequence ATGAAACGTATTGTCCTTATCCTGATGATGGCGGTCCTCTCCCTCTCTGCCGCGACAGAAACAGAACTGCAGCGCGCCTATGCCAAAGAGATTGCGTTCCTGAAAGCCCAGAAAGAGATGCTGCAGCAGCGTCTTTCCCAGGTGAAAAAAGAGGATGCGGCACGCGTCTCTTCTGCGAAAAAAGAGATCGCGTCGCTGCAGAATGACGTTCTGGTCAAGACCCAGACATCCGACCGCCTCGGCGAACAGCTTTTCCGCTCACAGCAGAATGCGGAGAACATCAGCGACGATACGGCGCTGCTTGAATCCGTCGCCCTGCAGGGGCAATCCTCCCTCGCACCGTACGGCATCAAGCTTGCCATCGACAAGAACGATTACCCGGCGACACTGAACCAGCTCTTTGCGGAGACGCTGAAGCTCGGCCGTAACCTCTCGTCTGTCAACGTCACCGAGGGGAGCTTCTACCTCAAAGACGGTACGGAGCAGAAAGGCAAACTCGTCAAGGTCGGTAACATCGCGACCTACGGCGTTGCCGAAGGCGCGTCCGGTGTACTGGTCCCGGCGGGCGGCGACAAGCTGAAACTGTGGGACGCACCGGCGTCCGCGGCGACGGCGACGGCCCTGGCTGCAGGACAGATGCCCGCATCACTGGAGATCTTCGTCTATGAAAACGTCTCCAAAGAGGTTGAGGACAAGGCGGACAAGGGCGTTATGGACGTCATTGAATCCGGCGGTATCATCGGCTGGGTTATCGTCGTGATGGGTCTGTTCGCACTCCTGCTTGTCGTCCTGCGCGGCTTCTTCCTCAGCGGTGCCGCGTCCAAAACGCTGCCGGTAGCGAAAGAGACGCTGGTCGAGCTGCAGTCCAAGGGCGTCGAAGCGACCCTGAACTTCCTGAAAAGCCGCAAAGGGGCGGCGGCCCGCGTCATGAAGGCGACGGTGCGCAACCTCGACCGCGACCGTGAACATGTCGAGGACATCGTTGCCGAGGCGATCATGCACGAGAGCGAACGTCTCGACCGTTACGGCTCGGCCATCATGGTCGTCGCCGCCGTCGCGCCGCTGCTGGGTCTGCTGGGCACCGTGACCGGTATGATTGCAACCTTCGACATCATCACCGAATTCGGTACGGGCGATCCGAAACTGCTCTCCGGCGGGATCTCGATCGCGCTGGTCACAACGGAACTGGGTCTGATCGTGGCGATCCCGCTGCTGCTGCTGGGCAACATGCTCAACGGCTGGGCGGAGCGCATCAAAGACGGCATGGAGCAGTCCGCGCTGCACCTGATCAACGAGTATAACAAGCAGAAATAA
- a CDS encoding DUF3450 family protein translates to MVPNTIKLWLAGSLIAATTLAASTEENMAASLMKLRAEVEQLNTQIQEEKDDTKATMRSLVIEKNELDATIGRENLKIKQIEQEIAKVRQQIAAASKNSEGIKPVVVAAIAELKTQIASELPFKTAERLDDVARIESQMNEGLITPQKALAQVWNSYADEVRMTKENGLFKQTIKLDGEDRLAEIARLGTVMMYFMTPDDRVGYVAKDANGWYYKESVNKAEQEQIIALFDAMHKQIRTGYFTLPNAIATTEVK, encoded by the coding sequence ATGGTACCGAATACGATAAAACTCTGGCTGGCCGGTTCGCTGATCGCAGCGACAACACTCGCAGCAAGTACCGAAGAAAACATGGCGGCATCGCTGATGAAGCTGCGCGCCGAAGTCGAACAACTGAACACGCAGATTCAGGAAGAAAAAGATGACACGAAAGCGACAATGCGTTCGCTCGTCATCGAAAAGAACGAACTCGATGCGACGATCGGACGCGAGAACCTGAAGATCAAGCAGATCGAGCAGGAGATCGCCAAGGTCCGTCAGCAGATCGCCGCGGCGAGCAAGAACAGCGAGGGGATCAAGCCCGTCGTCGTTGCCGCCATCGCCGAACTTAAAACGCAGATCGCTTCCGAACTTCCTTTTAAAACGGCGGAGCGCCTTGACGATGTCGCGCGTATCGAATCACAGATGAACGAAGGCCTGATCACGCCGCAGAAGGCGCTGGCGCAGGTCTGGAACAGTTACGCGGACGAAGTGCGCATGACCAAGGAGAACGGCCTTTTCAAACAGACGATCAAGCTCGACGGCGAAGACCGCCTGGCGGAGATCGCACGTCTGGGCACCGTCATGATGTACTTCATGACGCCGGACGATCGTGTCGGCTACGTGGCCAAAGACGCCAACGGCTGGTACTACAAAGAGTCCGTGAACAAGGCGGAACAAGAGCAGATCATCGCGCTGTTTGACGCGATGCACAAACAGATCCGCACCGGCTACTTTACCCTGCCGAATGCCATTGCGACGACGGAGGTGAAATAA
- a CDS encoding response regulator transcription factor, with amino-acid sequence MKATIAVVEDDTDLLELLEYRLGKEGFDVVGFTNTKNVKQVLTEEPVDLIIMDRNLPDVEGSEYIAMLRYQGLKTPVIFLSAKDSNAQVQEGFLRGGDDYITKPFEIDELILRIKAVLRRTRGEEEEQVVTYRDIELHLHSREAFISGLSVELTKLEFNLLRTFIENRTTVLRRDYLLKSVWGKSDSYQGRTVNVAINRLKEKIDPDKSKDYIKTVRGIGYMIR; translated from the coding sequence ATGAAAGCTACTATCGCCGTCGTCGAGGATGATACGGATCTTCTTGAGCTCCTGGAGTACAGGCTGGGCAAAGAGGGCTTCGACGTTGTCGGTTTCACCAATACGAAAAACGTGAAGCAGGTGCTGACCGAGGAACCGGTCGACCTGATCATCATGGACCGTAACCTTCCCGATGTCGAGGGGAGCGAATATATCGCGATGCTCCGCTACCAGGGGCTGAAAACCCCGGTCATCTTTCTCTCGGCCAAGGACAGCAATGCCCAGGTCCAGGAGGGATTCCTGCGGGGCGGTGACGACTATATCACCAAGCCTTTTGAAATCGACGAGCTGATCCTGCGGATCAAAGCCGTGCTGCGGCGTACCCGCGGCGAAGAGGAGGAGCAGGTCGTCACCTACCGCGACATCGAGCTGCACCTGCATTCGCGCGAAGCCTTTATCAGCGGGTTATCCGTCGAACTGACCAAACTGGAGTTCAACCTGCTGCGTACCTTCATCGAGAACCGCACCACCGTGCTGCGGCGCGACTACCTGCTCAAAAGCGTCTGGGGGAAAAGCGACAGCTACCAGGGGCGCACGGTCAACGTCGCCATCAACCGCCTCAAAGAGAAGATCGACCCGGACAAGAGCAAAGACTACATCAAAACCGTCCGCGGCATCGGCTACATGATCCGCTAA